TGAAATCATCATAAAATGAGGATCATAATGATGTACTTTTTAAACTAATTTGGATGCCATGAGATGCCAAAAAGCTAAAATTGTATGATAATGAAGGCAGTGCTTTCGTGAAAGGTAGGGAATGTTATGGGATTTGTGTAGATTCCATACAAATCTGACAGGTTTTCACTAGTAAAATTAGATGGTTCCATTTTAACATATTGGTATTTTCTAATAAGTGGCTCTCTATTTCAAGGATAGCTGGGATAGTGCCATCATTCCATTGGGTTCAGAAGAAAGACTGCGAGAAAAGTATGTAACATTTTTAGGTGGTGTAAGGGTTGGACGGCTTTTGGAGGACCTGGATGTTTTTGCTGGTAAGGTTGCTGAGCATAATGTATTCCAGTTCATGTACAtgtttttatggctttatttGTCTTGTCTTTTGACAtgcttctcctgttggagatgcTAAAGTTTATAAGCTTATCTGCTTTTGTATTGTTATGATTTTCCCATGTCTTTGAAAATTTCAGTGTGGCTGTGTTACAAACATGTCCTTAATCCCCGCCAAAAAGAAGATCTCCCTAGCCCCTATTGTATTGTTACGGCATTGGTAGATCGGATCGACTTTAACCAGGAGGTAACCTTAAGACCAGATAGGGATATTCGTCTGTCTGGTCATGTCTCTTGGGCTGGCCGTTCTTCCTTGGAGACTGTCATATCTGTTGAGCAGAATGATAATGGAGAATGGCACCAGGTACTGTTGCTTATGTCAAACTGTTTAAGTAGTTGTGACTTGAGGCTTTTTGGTAGAAAAGTGTGTTATGAGTCTGCGATAggaaagtattttatgaattatatagttttttataatGTTATGTATATTGGTCAGTGCAAACATTACATCTTCTGTTTGCCATAACAGGTTACTCGTGCTgtatttgttatggtagctcGAGATCCACTTAATCAGGGATCAGCTATTGTCAATCCTCTGGTGCCAGAAAcagcagaagaaagaaaactttacCAGGCTGGTGAAATTCATAAGCTTCACAGACAACAGGTTAAAGAAGAGAGTCTGTTTAGAGTCCCACCAAATGAGACAGGtaagtttttcattctttgtgtTACAGTTATCCAGACAAAAGCTGTTGAATGGCTAGGCGTGCAACAGCATGCAACCTGTTAGGGAGGATTGGGAATTCATTTTGATTTAGTTGCACCTAAGGTGAAATTATTCTGCTTGCTGTTACTAGTAGGTCTTCAGTTTTACTTGGAAAGGTTTTGAGATGTCACATAGATTAGGAAAATTGCAGGCCGTAACTTATCCATGCttgggtttattttattttggttaaatCATGTATGTTACAGGTACAACTTGTGCAGAGGTTACAAACTGTATATGAAGAATTAATAGTCCTGTTCCATGAATCAGTACTTAAATCAATAACATGTGATGGTTAAAGGTAGTTAGCTTTGGCCTAGCATGCTAAATTATCCTGTGCTACTCTGGTTGAATCAGCATTGTCTTCATTTTATGACCACACAGTCCCATTTGCTCAGCTATAAATTGATTATTGTTTTGCAGTTCTCAGGGTggagtctgtttttatttcttgtcagaAAGAATACCTGGGCATCTGTATTCGCAGCTTTTGAAATAATTGTCACTTCTAAATGATAGAGGTTATTTGCAGACTTACTCATCAGTCTTAGAAAACCCATCCAGGAATTGCTATACTGTTGTACATGATTTCATATAACATCCCTTGGCTTGTAAgaccccaccccccctcccttttCAGAAGGGAATATggcattaagaaaaaatttttgagtTTGCAAATAAATATTGGATGTTACCAAAATATATGGCTACAGTAAGACAGAAAAAACTAGGAAAGTAGGAAACTAGGACGCCAGGAAAAAcctttttgataataattttgcAGTAATTTACAAGAGGAAGCAAAAGCAGCTGAGGTGAAGCAGGAGATAATGTACTTTATTACACCCACCTGCATCTTTGCCTCTAATGGATAactctaataatgaaaattcattttttacaAGGTCTGTGTGCCCCTACTAACAAACTTAAATCATAATTTTGTTGTCTagaacttataaatatatatattgtttacagtATTTGTTTAGCTCACTCTAATTATTGTATAACaaagttcatatatttatatattgtttacagTATTTCTGTGTAGCTCACTCTAATGATTGCATAACAAGAACATTGCTTTGGCCACTGACACTTCGTAACTTCTTGTAAGTCCTTGGTGGGTGTTTGGCAGTAGTTTGAGAAATATGATTAGCATCTTTGCAGTGTCTAGTCTTATTGTTATCAGAATGTCTTGTGAACTGATAATGTTACTTGGACATCTCGGTGAATAGTTTTGCATATGCACATAGCCTGCTAATGCTCTTGTCTCCCTTGGCAGTATAAATATCTCCACTTCGTCTATTGGTGTCATGGCTATAATGGTCATGGATGCCAGAATAAGAAAGAAGATACACTTTAGTTGCCATACCATAGCAGAGTAATTTAGAGAGTCTACTAATTTTCAGGCTTTCAACACCTTTACTATGTTTATATGGATTATCAACTTTTGGTATACAAGCTGTCTTGTATAACCACTTCTGAATATGCTTGTCATAgcttttagatatttattaatcTCTTGGCTGGGTTATTCTTCCTAGCAACATGTAAGGATATCCCAGTTTTAATTAACCTTTTTGGTATGCGTAGGAACACACCTTAAATTCAAGAATAATGTTAGATGCCTCttacttaaaaaattacatttttcatggaGGCTTTACTCCTGGATACAAATAGTATTCAGCTAAGAGTACAGGAATGGCTTGCTGTAAGCTTGCCACCCTCACTCTCTGGAATTCTTATGTTAATCTATCATCATTAGATGTAAATTTTGAGTGGTCTTACGCCTTATGTATCTTTGGTGTGTAAAGTTCATATCaaatatcaatttaaaattttataaatttactctGTGAGACGGCACTAAGGTGCTTGTTTGCAAGATTAAATTTGCTCTAGGCTTTTAACAACTCTTATATAACAATTAGCTGGGTGTATAGTAATTAGAAGCACTGGGTATGTAATGAGATGatgatgtttttattgttttcagagaAAACCATGATCTATGACTTGTTCATGTCTATGGCCAATCCTAAAGAGCTGTCATTTGCAATCAAGAACAGACCAGCAAATTCTGTTTGGATGGAAAACACCAAATTGAAAAATCTGATTATTTGTCATCCAGAGGTAAGTTTTCATGGAaaaattgcttttgcattatttcATGTACATTGTTATGCCTATAAATTGGAGTTGCAATTCCAAAAGTAAACTTTGAATtgatattcagatttttttgtcagtttgtcTTTTAACTAAGAGGAGTAGTATTCTCTAGAGTGAGGAGCATATTTATAAAAGCATGacccttgaaatatattttgaatagcACACTTTGGCCAAGCTCAAGCTCTCTTTTATGCTTTCTAGTTTTGCTAGTAAACTTTTACCGATCTCAaacctcatttacattttattttttccggcACACCTAAGGTTTAGCTCAGACTCTCTTGTAAACCAGACTACCATGTCAAATTTCAAAGATCTCTCAGGGTTTACCTAAAGGATCTGCTCTTCAGCAAGGAATAAGAATTGCAGCAGGGGACAGTTCAAGTAGAGTAGCAAAATGGGAATGGACCAGTAAGAGAGACTGAATAAATTAAAGACTCCAAGTTATGTACCTGGAAACAGATGGAATGCTGTAATGAATCTTTAGCATTACCAGTAGTAAACTGCAGAAACCAAACTGTAGCCCAGTACAGGAGAATTAAACAGTTTTATCTTCCTACAGTTTTCTTATCTAATTGAAGAACAGTCTTCACAATGATAATACAGTACTAACAGTGATTGCTACTCCCTTTATGTTATTGGACAGTTGAGCACCTGAGGTAAATGACTTTTGAGATCCcactttttatcataaatttactTGAACTCTTTAGTTATGTCAATTCTCTTTGTGAcccatttactgtacagtacaggaAGTATTCCATAGGATTTTATACTTAATTCCTGTAGATGTAAGCTGTATTAGATTTTTGATTTGGTGAAACTTTTGGATAGTTGTTTAATTTGTAATTATACATAGATTTTCAAGTTTCATAGTATTGCATGAATTTTTAGATTTGAGTCAGAACGTGTAcccattttaaatgttttgattttttagtttGACATTGAAAAGATGCCATTTACCTTGAAGAGATATTTCttcaattatattttccttcattttatatgCTTTAAACTTGCTTCCCTACAGCACAGGAACCGCTTCAAGAAAGTCTTTGGAGGATTTATCATGCGACAAGCATTTGAATTAGGCTGGGCAGGTGCATTTACGTATAGGTTAGTAGAGGCACAATCATGCCAACAGTGCTTATGGAAAGAAATCCAAAATGATGGTTCAGCTTAGGGATGACGCTAGATGTATTTTTGATTGGTAGAAATGGTTGATAGAGTCTCTATGCATTTTTCTGGCAATTaggttactttttaaaaattttggaacTTTACAAACACATTGCTATCCATTGGATCTCAAAGAGGCAGAGGATACATACTGTAAATCGTAATAGAAATTTGTCTCCCTTAGCTCAGTTACTGaacgtcatcatcatcaaagaCATTTTGGCCACAACCCCTCTACCCCCTCCAGGTAGTTGTCAGTCttcaagatttttggagaatAAGGTCTTTGCTTTGGCTGCCAACCTGTATTTTCTTGACACAGGTTCTCATTTGTAATCTTTTTGGTTTGTCGGCATTCTTCTTCAGCCATCCCCTTGAGAAGATGGTTCCTAGATGGAAATGTGATGTTTCTGCTGGAGGAAGTGCTGTTGTGGAAGTTACGCGAGTGTCATCAGAGTTTCTGTCAGCTCTTCCTTATTCCAGGATTGTCAGGAAGAGGGAACCTGATCTTCAGCTTCTCCAACCCAACATTTCTTTGTCTGGTCTTTTTCATTTGGAAACTGTGGTGTCCATACAGTTTTCCATATGTAAAGATTCCTTATACTTTTGTCAGTTGTCAATCAGAGGGACAGGTTCCTCCACAGCTTCTTACCTCTGCAAGTTCCACTGGTCTTATGATGATCCTTGGGCCTGCTGTTTGAACCAAGTCAGATGTATTGCCATCCTCCCTGTCAGTTTTCGTGGATGTGCTTCAGAAGGATTGCTGACTTAGTTTTTTGCTGACGTAGCTTTTGTGGTTCAGGTTCCCCAGCAGGCCATGGACCTTAGTGGGTGGGCATTGCACATTTTGACTCTCTTCCAGTTCAGAAGATGCCTCTATTCTTCCAGCCAATATGATCCTGTGCAGTATACAATCCTGCCTCAGATTTACCACTGATGGGAAGACTCATCCTGGAATGAGGCACTATCTGAGAAGAGACCTCCTTTAAATGGACGTGACTTTGTTAGAGATTGATACTCTTTCACATAGCAATTGTTGCAAACTGGGAGAAGATCTGTAGACACTGTGGTATCACACAGCAGAATGGAGGGTTGAGGATGTGACCAAGAGAGGTGGGAGCATTTATATCTGAAGGATTCATGTTAGTTCAACTAGAATATTTCCTACAGCTTACAATTAATGTGGTTGTGGTGAACACACTACCATTATAAAATAACAGCTCTTCATTCAGCAATGGTGAATGCTTATCTAAACTGAAGACAGGTACTATGGACTGGTTTTGGTTTCACATTTTATGCTGGCCATTTTTTGGTAATAAAATTTTACTATGAATGGGAGCTGGATTCTTTTTAATAGTTGTTGGATGATTTTTTACAGGGATAATTGTTGTGCTGAATAATCCAGTTAGTGTATTTTGGGTACTTGAAGTATGGTGGTGTATTTCTTGCATTATTACATACATGAACATAGCTTTGTATTAAGTTTTCAGATAAGGTAATATTTCGTAGTTCTTAGACTTTCTTGGGAAATTAGTCAGTATTTTTAGTCATAATCTTTGAGCTGAACTATCATGTAGGAACAATTCGTAAGCATATGTTATATAGGTACTTTGTTATGTGGATCATTGGTTGTTTAATAAGCAGGCAGGTAGTGGTTAATCAAGATCTGTTCAGATCTAGCCTCCTTGCACCTTTGGGAACTTACAAATATTGTGcaaatttttgcttcttttatacCTTGAGTACAATGCACTTCTGCTTGGTTTTCTTCATTGTGTATATTGACTCCCaatatttctttgctttcattgcaACTTGTTTTACTTGTTATGTTGTTATGCTTCAtgaattgtaagaaaatactagcattctttatttttcttttcctttcataattttcCCATTAATTATGCACCTCTGATGTTTTATACCTTTTCTCTGTAATCTTATATTTTTTGGTATACACAGAGCATGTTTTATATTTGGATACATGCAGAGTACAGTATTTGGTAAGTTGTTCTCAACTAATAATCATTTACTTAACTTTTAAGTTTTTGCCACTTGATTGCTGTTGTTATTGAGCCAGTTATCTTACTGTGTAACcgccttatttatattttcagtaaatttttgttgttgcacTTTGACTTTTGCGAGTAGTTAACTCAAGAGAgtaatattgttgttttctttgccTCTGCGGACTTATTATTTTCTTAGATAATTGTATTACCTTGTCAGTATGTCACCAGtttccccaaatcattcattgCTTCAATCAAACCCCTTACTAATTCAGCAAATCTTTCATCACACTTCTTAAGAATTTTCTGTTCGGAAAGCCTTATTGAAGAAATGCTTATGTTCACAGCAAGAATTTAGTTCTTATCAAAGCAAAGGTTGTTCCAAGTTTTGATTGATTTTCTTGTACCTGTATTTCACCTGTTAGAATCTAAGTACTTATCTTTGTAATGGGAGCTTGTGTGCAAAGATGAATATTTTACTCTTAAATCAAATTGAAATTGGGTGTGCAGTGGGATAAGTATGCTCAATTTTGTCAACAATAAAGTACAAATTAGTGTTGGGTAATATTGTTAGTCACATGAACTGAATGCACAAGTACTATAATTTTCTGTTCAGTTTATGTCTGTACAATTAACTTCAGGGAGGAGGAAAATATGTTTCAGTTACCCcttgtaattttttcatcttgcacattttaattttattaaaagtcaTATGTAAAAGCCTGACCCTGATAGGTTTTACAGCCAACGTTTGATCAGTGGCCTTCAGTATTTTATTACTCATTTCCAGATTTTTAATTGAATCCGATATTTGACTATATTAGAAGGCGAAGTGCCTATATGATGAGTTAGTGTGTGAGGATACTGTTAACTCAGTTACTTTTTCCTAAGGgacttttttattaattaatgctCATGCTGTTGTCTTGCTTGAAcattaaattttgaagccatGCCCCAGGCAAAAAAAGGACATTGTTACTGTCTGTGTTTGCTGTGCTCaaatttgacttttatttatttattcatccagaACCTCTGTATGTCAAGTTGACATGGACtcctttcctttcactttcttgtTTTAGTAACACACTTctgtatctctctttctttcagtcCAGCAATAtcttcaacaaaatatttggtgGATTCTTGATGAGGGAAGCATTTGAGTTTTCATGGGTTAATGCATCGCTTTTTAGGTCAGTAGTGAAGTAGGACtcgtatatttattgtaaaggcTTCTTGTGGTGTCTTCTATTTGCTCTTGTGTCATATAGCTATCACCTGTGATTTAAAGAGATATTAGTCCACAAATGTAAATTTCATGTTCACAACATTCAAGCTGTTGATATTGTTGTTAGTTTCAAATAAATGGGATACAGTAATGCTGGTGAATGTTTCAGCTCTGATTATTACCTTGCGCTACAGTATTATTGTTAGCATGgtttttaaaagtgaataatatTGACTTGATTTGCTATAAAGTATTACCtgtcttttgttcttttgttttccgTCTTGTTTTACTTCTGGCTGTTACTTATTAATCCACTTACAGTGCTTTTAGGTATTTTAATGATTCTGCTTCTTCAGGTCGATAGCAAAGTGatgcaaaagagaataaaagaatcaCTCTGCATATTCCCACAACTTATGTGGTACATAGTTGTTTGTTGCAGTATCTTGCGTAAGCACAAAAATCCAACTACTGTGTAACCACACACGTACAAGTTCATTACAGTTCACAacctttattgtatatttattgtcactGTTACTTTGcatcttatttacaaaataatacaatgGATAAAATTGTAGAGGagcaaatgataagaaaaaatcaagaaatttcagTGGATTTAGAGTTACCCTTACTGTTGATTTCTCCTTTTTCATGCTTATTTTTTGCAGAAGCAGCAAGAGCAGATTATTTGACAACAAAATATCAAGAGTAATTATCTCATAAGTTGTGGGTCAACTGCATTTTTCGTTCTTCTTGAACACAGTCAGTGGCATGTTTGTAGAGCAAACATTAGACTTCTTCTATGTTGTAAGAAAGGCTTGAAAACCAAGGAATGTAATCAAAGGGGGAAGTAGAGTAGTTCAGAGGTTTTATGTGAATAAGTCTTGGGCAATAGTTTTCATTCTGATTATATTATAGTATTGAGAAGTGTTGTTGTTAccattattgttaaaaattagtGTAATGGGACCTCTGAGTCACCTTtaaatttcttgaataataattgaaattatttttacatatgacaAAGTTATGTACCTGGAAACAGATGGGATTCTGTAATGAATCTTTAACATTACCAGTAGTAAACTGCAGAAACCAAACTGTAGCCCAGTACAGGAGAATTTGCCCCCTACCCCGACACcacacttaaaaatttttatcttcatacatgCTGATACCGTGGTAGATCAAAGGATCATAAATAGAGTATTCTTGTCTGTCTAAAGTATATAGTAGTCTGTgcaaactgtatacagtattctttgCAAACTGTAAGAATTATGGCTCTGATACTTTTTGTCTCACAAAATAATGTAATAGACTTTCTGTACTGTTACTACACCACGTAAAGTTATTAAAAGTCAaattagttttaataaaaaatttacctcagttTAGCAGATTATGTGGGGATGATTAATGTTGCTGTGAAATTCATTGTCATCATATTCTGGAGCATTTTGATTTTCCCTTGGATTACTATATGTATAGGTATTCCTAGTGGGAATGGAATTTACTGTTCACATGCAGTTTGCATGGACTACACCATTTCCTATCATGCTGTGATAagttgtgattttattttgtattagctGGGAATGTTCTTCATATCAGGTGATCATAGATTTTGTCATTTGGACTCTAATTTAATATTAGTTTTTGTATGAGTAAACATCAGGCTTATGTAAGccctttatatttaattatttgtctaATTTGAAAGTAGGCTTTAAATGCCATTCACAGGTGCATGAATCTCATATAGGAAAAAGTCCATAGTATACTTTTCATCTCTATTTTGTTcttaatcattttatgttttatttgaaaaatgcaTGATTGTTTTGCATCTCTGCttgaaaattatagtttttgCTATTGACAGCACTTCATAATTTATTACTAGAATAAGCTttttgcattatttgatttatgaGTTGACTAGTATATGTTACCTCCCATGACAATGGGCAATAAACTCCTTATACCTTTTTGTCAGGCATTGCTGATTTTTTCCCTGCATCATTTTCATGTTCTCAAATGACTAACCATACTTGGAAGCTGCTATATAAATCATCTCAGGGATTTTAGTATGCTTTTTATGTGAATTAAGTTGTATTAGGTTTTTATCTGGTGTTTTGTGTGAAGGAAGCTTCTTAGTTGGTAAgaagtttgtatatttttacagttaAGAGTGAATTGCAATGCATGCCAAAGTATCATTTGCTGTTCTAGTTTGGGATTTGTTTCCATGACTTTGAGAAAATTTTCAAGCCCAGACTTTATATTCCAAGACCAGACCAATACAGCAAtacaggtattttctttttttttttttttgctctatgaATAGATCTTTGACGATCAAGATGCACATTGTTAGATTTTTTTGGGTTTGGTAACAATTCTAGGGTGTTCTTTGTTTTTAGATTTCACTTGGAAATTTTAGAAACACTCAGCTTGAAACACTGTACTTTGTAAATAGCAGCATAGTCAGGAAATGTACTTTGAGGTTGATAAAGCACAGGATACCTATAATGTCATGCAGAATTAAGTTGAAATGCACATGAAGTAAGTTTACATTGTGCCAGAATAATGAAGCACCCATATAGTATCAATAGAGGGTAAACTGTGCAAAAGAATTATAATGACTAGGATGgataataatgagacaatcatcGCCAGAATGAGATAATGAAAGAGGAATATCAGGTAGGAGAAAACAAGACAACGTACAGTATACGGTAGATACATTTATCTCTATTGGAAATGGTAATTCAGAATGAATGAACTTTGCCTcacttttttatgataaaacatcaCAGAACTATTTCCCGTTCTGAAATTCACATTAGATAGGTCAGTTGGCACTTCTAAAAATTTTCCAGATATAATACAGAAAAAGTTTGGTGTGTGATACTTTTAGTGGAAGCCTAGTTGATACTAAGAGTTATACAGTTTATTAGTTTAATGTATGCCTTTATTACTGCTAGAGCACTCTTTAAATACTGAATTACAAAGCAGAGCCATATGTTATATctgatattgtatattttatcatgGTATATTGGCAATTCACTTGTTAGAAGCCGTAAGCTGTTTAGATCATTTAGTACATTTGTAAGTGCTGGTTTGTATTTAGTTTGTTTTGTACCCTTAAGGTGTATTGCCAgctcataaaagaaaatttactatgTTCCTTTTAAGCTTTGTCATCATCAAATAGCTGATAGTGTAGAgtgtttctaaaattttattcatattatgttATAATTGACGAAATGTCAGTTCATTAGTTTTCAGAGAAAGATGTTTTCTGAGTATATGTTTCTCCCTTGTAGCAAACAAAGGCCGAGGATTTTACATATAGATGACATCATGTTTCGAAGGCCTGTAGAGATTGGCTCTCTCCTCTATCTAAGCTCCCAGGTGAGAATATGATATCAGATTTTCATTCATAAGTTTTCCAACAGATAAGTTTCGTGTTCACCACACTCCTTATAGCAAGATTTAATGATTCTGTTGGATGTTCTCATTATATCTCACGTGTTTGATGGGTTAAGATGCAGGAACCTCTTGAAGAAAagttttttatcttgtattattGCTCATGTATGAAGTGGATCTTAATAACCTTCTTGATGGTTTTTTGGGGGTGTTTCACTATTTATTACAAACAGTTCTTTTACaccaaaatttttgttttaacctgTATATCTTTGTATCCTATGatattctattttaaatttgtttgtaCTTTACAGGTTGTGTACAGCCGTGAGAATCACatccaaatcagtacaaaagcaAGTGTGATGGATCCAGCTACAGACATTATCCATCTTACAAACATATTCCACTTCACATTTCAAGTCGAGAAGCCAGTTCCCATGGCCATACCTCGCACTTATGATGGTAATATAGGAAAGCTTGATTTATTagtaatgtttgtttattatttatactgtagTAGTAAGCTTTCCTGTAGCTGTAATAGTGGAAGTCATAGGTGTTTTTTCTTGGTCAATATTACTGTGGCTTTCTTACTGTATAATGctgaatttgatgatgataataagaacACATAATTTAGGGTGAACTGTATACTCCTCTTGAAGAAACAGTGTTATGTATTTCATTAACTATAGTGAAAAATGCAGTTCACTGGATTGTTAGATGTATAAAAATATGGAGCTAGAAGACGAGAGGAAAGTTGTAACAGTTCTGTATACTAAGCTAAGTAAACTGGGTTGTAAAGGACTTTGCACTTTATACGTGGCTTTTCCTGAATTATTATTGCTTGGTTTTCCTCTCTCATGAATTGTTATTCAAGAAGTTATGATTAGTGGGGTTGCGACAAAACAAATGATGTTTTTGTTACACAAAACatgtttttcatacaaactcattaaacataaaacaaatggaCTTCCCCCTTCCCTGCACTTTGGCTTTTGATCTTTTGGCAAACACAAAGTGGTAGCGGGGCAACCATCATACTCAGGACTGGGACCATGCTTTAGAGACCTCCCAGTCTTGAATGATACAAGTTGGTGTAACTGGGAATTATGTATATGGAAGCAAGGCAACATGTGGCTGATTGATTTGTTaagtaaagataat
The sequence above is drawn from the Macrobrachium rosenbergii isolate ZJJX-2024 chromosome 15, ASM4041242v1, whole genome shotgun sequence genome and encodes:
- the LOC136846618 gene encoding acyl-coenzyme A thioesterase 9, mitochondrial-like isoform X2, whose product is MLRLTQLASKLRLTASTSSFSYGEVNYSRILTQWRGLHFGNDDAPVKTVRDVIENLTEKVGATKSYTQVVDRTSLLELLPASQDELPPRSMKDSWDSAIIPLGSEERLREKYVTFLGGVRVGRLLEDLDVFAVWLCYKHVLNPRQKEDLPSPYCIVTALVDRIDFNQEVTLRPDRDIRLSGHVSWAGRSSLETVISVEQNDNGEWHQVTRAVFVMVARDPLNQGSAIVNPLVPETAEERKLYQAGEIHKLHRQQVKEESLFRVPPNETEKTMIYDLFMSMANPKELSFAIKNRPANSVWMENTKLKNLIICHPESSNIFNKIFGGFLMREAFEFSWVNASLFSKQRPRILHIDDIMFRRPVEIGSLLYLSSQVVYSRENHIQISTKASVMDPATDIIHLTNIFHFTFQVEKPVPMAIPRTYDEALMLLDGRRHYQLVRGLRKFYGQGEMPSDTLI
- the LOC136846618 gene encoding acyl-coenzyme A thioesterase 9, mitochondrial-like isoform X1 codes for the protein MLRLTQLASKLRLTASTSSFSYGEVNYSRILTQWRGLHFGNDDAPVKTVRDVIENLTEKVGATKSYTQVVDRTSLLELLPASQDELPPRSMKDSWDSAIIPLGSEERLREKYVTFLGGVRVGRLLEDLDVFAVWLCYKHVLNPRQKEDLPSPYCIVTALVDRIDFNQEVTLRPDRDIRLSGHVSWAGRSSLETVISVEQNDNGEWHQVTRAVFVMVARDPLNQGSAIVNPLVPETAEERKLYQAGEIHKLHRQQVKEESLFRVPPNETEKTMIYDLFMSMANPKELSFAIKNRPANSVWMENTKLKNLIICHPEHRNRFKKVFGGFIMRQAFELGWAGAFTYSKQRPRILHIDDIMFRRPVEIGSLLYLSSQVVYSRENHIQISTKASVMDPATDIIHLTNIFHFTFQVEKPVPMAIPRTYDEALMLLDGRRHYQLVRGLRKFYGQGEMPSDTLI